Proteins encoded within one genomic window of Spiribacter curvatus:
- a CDS encoding NADP(H)-dependent aldo-keto reductase gives MEYRKLGHTDIEVSALCLGTMTYGKQNTQQDASSQLDYAVERGINFIDTAEMYPVPPETETQGDTETMIGRWLADRGRRDDLVIATKISGPGLSTVRNGKGDYSAEQLRTAVDESLQRLQTDVIDLYQLHWPARNSNFFGKLGFAPRGDEPDPVDGMLDVLETLQSLVTAGKIRHVGLSNESAWGTMKFLELAERHGLPRMVSVQNPYNLLNRSYEVGLAEVSHREQVGLLPYSPLAFGVLSGKYLGDGQPENARLTLFDRFTRYTKAPGVRATEAYVELAHEHGLDPAQMALAWVTGRPFVTSNIIGATTIEQLENDIDSAEVNLSDEVLDAIEAIHADAPNPCP, from the coding sequence GTGGAATACCGCAAACTCGGCCATACCGACATCGAGGTGAGCGCACTGTGTCTGGGGACCATGACCTATGGCAAGCAGAACACCCAGCAGGACGCCTCATCGCAACTCGACTACGCGGTCGAGCGCGGCATCAACTTCATTGATACCGCAGAGATGTATCCCGTTCCCCCCGAAACCGAAACCCAGGGCGACACCGAGACCATGATCGGTCGCTGGCTGGCCGACCGGGGCCGGCGGGACGACCTGGTCATTGCCACGAAGATATCCGGCCCCGGGCTCAGCACGGTGCGCAATGGCAAGGGCGACTACAGCGCGGAGCAGCTGCGCACGGCGGTTGACGAGTCACTGCAGCGCCTGCAGACCGATGTCATCGACCTCTACCAGCTGCATTGGCCGGCGCGGAACAGCAACTTCTTTGGCAAGCTCGGTTTTGCCCCCCGGGGTGATGAGCCGGATCCGGTCGATGGGATGCTCGATGTACTCGAGACCCTTCAGTCCCTGGTCACCGCCGGCAAAATCCGGCATGTGGGACTGTCCAACGAGTCGGCCTGGGGCACCATGAAGTTCCTGGAATTGGCCGAGCGCCACGGCCTGCCACGCATGGTCAGCGTGCAGAACCCCTACAACCTGCTCAACCGCAGCTACGAGGTGGGCCTGGCCGAGGTCTCCCATCGTGAACAGGTCGGCCTGCTGCCCTACTCGCCCCTGGCGTTCGGGGTGCTCAGTGGCAAATACCTCGGCGACGGTCAGCCCGAGAATGCCCGGCTGACGCTGTTCGACCGGTTCACGCGCTACACCAAGGCACCCGGCGTGCGTGCCACTGAAGCCTACGTTGAACTGGCCCACGAACATGGCCTTGACCCGGCGCAGATGGCGCTTGCATGGGTGACGGGCCGACCGTTCGTGACCAGCAACATCATCGGTGCCACCACGATCGAGCAGCTCGAGAACGATATCGACAGCGCCGAAGTCAATCTGAGCGATGAGGTCCTCGACGCCATCGAAGCCATTCATGCCGACGCGCCCAACCCCTGCCCCTAG